Proteins from one Staphylococcus sp. IVB6214 genomic window:
- the queF gene encoding preQ(1) synthase: MSEGRSKEDLQDITLLGNQNNTYNFDYRPDVLESFDNKHQGRDYFVKFNCPEFTSLCPITGQPDFATIYISYIPNVKMVESKSLKLYLFSFRNHGDFHEDCMNIIMNDLIDLMDPHYIEVWGKFTPRGGISIDPYTNYGRPNSKYEQMAEYRMMNHDLYPETIDNR, from the coding sequence ATGTCTGAAGGACGTTCAAAAGAAGACTTACAAGATATTACATTACTCGGTAACCAAAACAACACTTACAACTTTGACTATCGCCCGGATGTACTCGAGTCATTCGATAATAAACATCAAGGGCGAGATTACTTTGTCAAATTTAATTGCCCAGAATTTACATCACTTTGCCCGATTACTGGACAACCTGATTTTGCGACAATCTATATTTCATACATCCCAAATGTTAAAATGGTTGAATCAAAGTCACTGAAACTTTACTTGTTCAGTTTCCGTAATCATGGAGACTTTCATGAAGATTGTATGAATATCATTATGAATGATCTCATCGACTTAATGGACCCGCACTATATTGAAGTATGGGGTAAGTTCACACCACGTGGTGGTATTTCAATCGATCCATATACAAATTATGGGCGCCCAAATAGTAAATATGAACAAATGGCTGAATATCGTATGATGAATCACGATCTCTATCCAGAGACGATTGATAACCGATAA
- a CDS encoding DMT family transporter, whose translation MNAKMKGIIAILISAIGFSFMAVFFRLAGDLPVFQKSLARNFVAMFIPLFFILKYKQPFFGQLSSQPLLITRSMLGLTGVLLNIYAIDHMVLSDADILMKLNPFWTILLSLVILKEHIERYQFIAMIVAIIGMFFVVQPELSSDVIPAVIGLLSGIFAAAAYTAVRALSTREAPYTIVFYFSFFSVVALLPFVLFTYEPMTGMQITYLVFAGLSAAVGQIGVTVAYSYAPAKDISIFTYASILFTALIGFILFGESPDFYAVIGYVIILTASYYMFEVARRSTSPHRRQSQSKT comes from the coding sequence ATGAATGCAAAAATGAAAGGCATCATCGCAATCTTAATTTCTGCGATTGGTTTTAGCTTTATGGCAGTTTTTTTTCGTCTTGCTGGCGACTTACCTGTATTTCAGAAATCATTAGCACGAAATTTTGTAGCGATGTTTATCCCCTTGTTTTTCATCTTAAAATATAAACAACCTTTTTTTGGTCAATTAAGTAGCCAACCACTGTTAATCACGCGATCAATGCTTGGCTTAACAGGTGTTTTGCTCAATATCTATGCCATCGATCATATGGTACTAAGCGATGCAGACATCTTAATGAAGCTCAATCCTTTTTGGACGATTTTACTCAGTTTAGTCATCTTAAAAGAACATATTGAACGCTATCAATTCATTGCTATGATTGTCGCTATTATCGGGATGTTCTTTGTCGTTCAACCTGAACTTTCGTCTGACGTAATACCTGCTGTCATTGGACTGTTATCCGGTATCTTTGCAGCTGCCGCCTATACTGCAGTGCGTGCCCTTAGCACACGAGAAGCACCCTATACAATAGTGTTTTATTTCTCGTTTTTTTCTGTTGTCGCCCTTTTACCATTCGTCTTGTTCACTTATGAACCTATGACAGGTATGCAAATCACTTATTTAGTCTTTGCTGGGTTGTCAGCTGCTGTGGGGCAAATTGGTGTGACAGTTGCTTATAGTTATGCACCTGCCAAAGATATTTCTATTTTCACTTATGCGTCAATTTTATTTACTGCACTTATCGGCTTTATCCTTTTCGGTGAGTCACCAGACTTCTATGCGGTGATTGGTTATGTCATCATCCTAACTGCAAGCTATTATATGTTTGAAGTCGCACGACGTTCAACGTCACCTCATCGACGTCAGTCACAATCAAAAACTTAA
- the nrdI gene encoding class Ib ribonucleoside-diphosphate reductase assembly flavoprotein NrdI, producing the protein MKVVYYSFTGNVRRFLKRTELNNLYEITEKNASELVSEPFILVTGTIGFGEVPAPVMQFLAENHHLLKGVAASGNRNWGNNFAKAGVTISETYQVPLLMKFELHGTLKDTLEFKEKVVNFDESYGREAVQSY; encoded by the coding sequence ATGAAAGTGGTATATTATTCTTTTACTGGCAATGTTAGACGATTTCTCAAACGCACAGAATTAAATAATTTATATGAGATTACAGAAAAAAATGCCTCTGAACTAGTTTCAGAGCCATTTATTTTAGTTACAGGCACAATTGGATTTGGTGAAGTGCCAGCACCTGTAATGCAATTTTTGGCGGAAAACCATCACCTGTTGAAAGGTGTTGCAGCAAGTGGTAACCGTAATTGGGGCAATAATTTTGCGAAAGCAGGGGTCACAATTTCAGAAACGTATCAAGTGCCGTTACTTATGAAGTTTGAATTACACGGAACTTTGAAGGATACGCTAGAATTTAAAGAGAAGGTGGTTAATTTTGATGAAAGCTATGGAAGAGAAGCAGTACAATCATATTGA
- the nrdE gene encoding class 1b ribonucleoside-diphosphate reductase subunit alpha has product MKAMEEKQYNHIELNNEVTKRNENGFFNLEKDKEALSVYLEEIHDKTVHFDSELARLHFLVANQFYYNVFNDYTEEQLQEIIDFANELSFEFASYMSASKFFKDYALKTNDKSQYLENYHQHVTIVSLYLAKGDVALAKRFVQAMIDQRYQPATPTFLNAGRARRGELVSCFLLEVDDSLNSINFIDSTAKQLSKIGGGVAINLSKLRARGEAIKGIKGVAKGVLPVAKALEGGFSYADQLGQRPGAGAVYLNIFHYDVEEFLDTKKVNADEDLRLSTISTGLIVPSKFFDLAKEGKDFYMFAPHTVEQEYGITLDDINIDEYYDRLVENPNIMKKRKDAREMLNMIAQTQLQSGYPYLMFKDNANKVHANSNIGQIKMSNLCTEIFQLQETSIINDYGIEDEIKRDISCNLGSLNIVNVMESDKFRDSVHTGMDALTVVSDEANIQNAPGVRKANSELHSVGLGVMNLHGYLAKNQINYESEEAKDFANVFFMMMNYYSIERSMQIAKERGEAFKAFEQSDYASGRYFERYTSEDFLPQSDKVKALFGPHQIPTQEDWRALEADVKKYGLYHAYRLAIAPTQSISYVQNATSSVMPIVDQIERRTYGNAETFYPMPFLSPQTMWYYKSAFNTDQMKLIDLIATIQTHIDQGISTILYVNSDISTRELARLYVYAHHKGLKSLYYTRNKLLSVEECTSCAI; this is encoded by the coding sequence ATGAAAGCTATGGAAGAGAAGCAGTACAATCATATTGAGTTAAACAATGAAGTGACGAAAAGAAACGAGAATGGCTTTTTTAATTTGGAGAAAGACAAAGAAGCATTGAGTGTTTACTTGGAAGAGATTCATGACAAAACCGTCCACTTTGATAGCGAATTAGCCCGCCTTCACTTCTTAGTTGCAAATCAGTTTTACTACAATGTATTTAATGACTATACAGAAGAACAGCTACAAGAGATTATCGACTTTGCGAACGAATTATCATTTGAGTTTGCGAGTTATATGTCTGCAAGTAAGTTTTTCAAAGATTACGCATTAAAAACAAATGATAAGTCGCAATATCTAGAAAACTATCACCAACACGTGACGATTGTATCGTTGTACTTGGCAAAAGGTGACGTTGCGTTAGCGAAACGCTTTGTTCAAGCGATGATTGACCAACGATATCAGCCAGCAACACCTACATTTTTAAATGCAGGTCGTGCGAGACGTGGTGAGTTGGTGTCATGTTTCTTGTTAGAAGTAGACGACAGTTTGAACTCGATCAACTTCATCGATTCGACAGCGAAGCAATTGAGTAAAATTGGTGGTGGTGTTGCGATTAACTTATCTAAGTTGCGTGCACGTGGTGAAGCAATCAAAGGTATCAAAGGTGTCGCAAAAGGGGTATTACCTGTTGCTAAAGCACTTGAAGGTGGCTTCAGCTATGCCGACCAACTCGGTCAACGTCCGGGTGCAGGTGCGGTGTATCTCAATATTTTCCATTACGACGTAGAAGAATTTTTAGATACGAAAAAAGTAAATGCCGATGAAGATTTACGTTTATCAACAATTTCAACAGGTTTAATCGTACCATCTAAGTTTTTTGACTTGGCGAAAGAGGGCAAAGATTTCTATATGTTTGCACCACATACGGTTGAACAAGAATATGGCATTACATTAGATGATATCAACATCGATGAATACTATGATCGTCTTGTTGAAAACCCAAATATTATGAAGAAACGTAAAGATGCACGTGAAATGTTGAATATGATTGCACAAACACAATTACAATCAGGATATCCGTATTTGATGTTCAAAGACAATGCGAACAAGGTGCATGCGAATAGCAATATCGGTCAAATTAAGATGAGTAACCTATGTACGGAGATTTTCCAACTTCAAGAAACATCTATTATTAATGATTATGGTATTGAAGATGAAATTAAACGTGACATTTCATGTAACTTAGGTTCACTAAATATCGTTAATGTGATGGAATCTGATAAGTTCCGTGACTCAGTTCATACAGGAATGGATGCATTAACAGTTGTAAGTGATGAAGCGAATATTCAGAATGCACCGGGTGTGAGAAAAGCAAACAGCGAACTTCACTCAGTAGGTCTTGGTGTGATGAACTTACACGGCTATTTGGCTAAAAACCAAATCAACTATGAGTCTGAAGAAGCGAAAGATTTTGCGAATGTGTTCTTTATGATGATGAACTACTATTCAATTGAACGTTCAATGCAAATTGCGAAAGAGCGCGGAGAAGCTTTCAAAGCCTTTGAACAATCTGACTATGCAAGTGGTCGTTATTTTGAACGTTACACGTCTGAAGACTTTTTACCACAATCTGATAAAGTAAAAGCATTGTTTGGACCGCATCAGATTCCAACACAAGAAGATTGGCGTGCATTAGAAGCGGATGTTAAAAAGTATGGTCTGTATCATGCGTATCGTTTGGCAATTGCACCAACGCAAAGTATTTCTTACGTACAAAACGCAACAAGTTCTGTTATGCCGATTGTCGATCAAATCGAACGACGTACGTACGGAAATGCAGAGACGTTCTACCCAATGCCATTCTTGTCACCACAAACAATGTGGTACTACAAGTCAGCATTCAATACAGATCAAATGAAGTTGATCGACTTGATTGCAACGATTCAAACACATATTGACCAAGGCATCTCAACAATTTTATATGTTAACTCAGATATTTCAACACGAGAATTGGCACGACTCTATGTTTATGCACATCATAAAGGGCTTAAATCACTCTACTATACGCGTAACAAATTGTTGAGTGTTGAAGAATGTACAAGCTGTGCGATATAG
- the nrdF gene encoding class 1b ribonucleoside-diphosphate reductase subunit beta, protein MIAVNWNTQEDMTNMFWRQNIAQMWVETEFKVSKDIASWKTLTEAEQDAFKKALAGLTGLDTHQADDGMPLIMMHTKDLRKKAVYSFMGMMEQIHAKSYSHIFTTLLPSKETNELLDKWVLEEPHLKFKSEKIVGNYHKLWKKEASIYDQYMARVSSVFLETFLFYSGFYYPLYLAGQGRMTTSGEIIRKILLDESIHGVFTGLDAQSLRNELSESEKQQADREMYKMLEELYANEESYTRSLYDPIGLTEDVLNYVRYNGNKALSNLGFEPYFEEREFNPIIENALDTTTKNHDFFSVKGDGYTLALNVEALRDEDFLF, encoded by the coding sequence ATGATTGCTGTTAATTGGAATACACAAGAAGACATGACGAATATGTTTTGGCGCCAAAACATCGCACAAATGTGGGTAGAAACGGAATTCAAGGTTTCTAAAGACATTGCAAGCTGGAAGACATTAACAGAAGCCGAACAAGATGCGTTTAAAAAGGCATTGGCAGGTTTAACAGGTTTAGACACGCATCAAGCAGATGACGGCATGCCTCTCATTATGATGCACACAAAGGATTTACGTAAAAAAGCAGTTTATTCGTTCATGGGAATGATGGAACAAATTCATGCGAAAAGTTACTCACACATTTTTACGACATTGTTACCGTCTAAAGAGACGAACGAATTGTTAGATAAATGGGTGTTAGAAGAACCACATTTGAAGTTCAAATCTGAAAAAATTGTCGGTAACTATCATAAATTATGGAAAAAAGAAGCCTCTATTTATGATCAATATATGGCACGTGTATCGAGTGTATTTTTAGAAACATTCTTGTTCTACTCTGGTTTTTACTATCCGCTATATCTAGCAGGACAAGGTCGTATGACAACATCTGGTGAGATTATTCGTAAAATTTTACTTGATGAGTCCATTCACGGTGTGTTCACAGGACTAGATGCACAAAGTTTACGCAATGAATTATCTGAGAGCGAAAAGCAACAAGCTGACCGTGAAATGTACAAGATGTTAGAAGAACTTTATGCGAATGAAGAATCATATACACGTAGTTTGTATGATCCAATTGGCTTAACTGAGGATGTCTTGAATTACGTTCGATATAATGGGAATAAAGCGTTGTCAAACTTAGGTTTTGAGCCGTATTTTGAAGAGAGAGAATTCAATCCAATCATTGAGAATGCGTTGGATACAACAACGAAAAACCATGATTTCTTCTCAGTAAAAGGTGACGGTTATACGTTAGCCTTGAATGTTGAAGCATTACGTGATGAAGACTTTTTATTTTAA
- a CDS encoding CHY zinc finger protein, whose amino-acid sequence MVYVYGTTVDNETRCTHYHTELDIIAIKFKCCDKYYPCIHCHNEAEAHPAEQWPANSFDDTKAILCGVCQQEMTIQSYMDHTQCPNCHALFNSRCQLHYHHYFEV is encoded by the coding sequence ATGGTATACGTTTATGGCACAACTGTCGACAACGAAACACGGTGTACGCATTATCACACTGAACTTGATATCATCGCTATCAAGTTCAAGTGTTGTGACAAGTACTATCCCTGTATTCATTGCCATAATGAAGCGGAAGCACATCCTGCTGAACAGTGGCCAGCAAACAGCTTTGATGATACGAAGGCTATTCTTTGTGGTGTTTGTCAGCAAGAAATGACCATTCAAAGCTATATGGACCATACACAGTGTCCCAACTGTCATGCCCTGTTCAACAGCCGATGTCAACTTCATTACCATCATTATTTTGAAGTATAG
- the murB gene encoding UDP-N-acetylmuramate dehydrogenase, with amino-acid sequence MLHRMNSNILQDLKQLIPSDIIKVDEPLKKYTYTETGGIADFYISPKHYEDVQQVVKYAYNNDIPVTYLGNGSNIIIRDGGIRGIVLSLLELNHIQSSDANIIAGSGAAIIDVSRKARDLSLTGLEFACGIPGSVGGAVYMNAGAYGGEIKDVIDYARVIDEKGNMLQLTHNELALDYRNSIIQSEHYVVLEAAFTLTPGKQEDIQAVMDDLTERRESKQPLEYPSCGSVFRRPPGHFAGKLIQDAALQGHRVGGVEVSKKHAGFMVNVDHGTATDYENLIKHVQQVVKEKFDVTLEREVRIIGEPLDETSNEG; translated from the coding sequence ATGTTACACAGAATGAATTCGAACATCTTGCAAGACCTTAAACAACTGATCCCCTCAGACATTATTAAAGTTGATGAGCCATTGAAAAAATATACGTATACAGAAACAGGAGGCATTGCTGATTTTTACATCTCACCGAAACATTACGAAGATGTTCAACAAGTGGTGAAGTATGCTTATAACAATGACATTCCTGTGACATATTTAGGTAACGGGTCAAACATCATTATTCGTGATGGTGGCATTCGTGGCATCGTCTTGAGCTTACTTGAACTCAATCATATTCAATCTTCAGATGCCAATATTATTGCAGGCAGTGGTGCCGCAATTATTGATGTATCTCGTAAAGCACGTGATCTGTCACTCACAGGTCTTGAATTTGCATGTGGGATTCCCGGATCAGTCGGTGGTGCTGTATACATGAATGCTGGTGCATACGGTGGCGAAATCAAAGATGTGATTGATTATGCACGTGTCATCGATGAAAAAGGGAACATGCTTCAACTCACACACAATGAACTGGCTCTGGACTACCGCAACAGTATTATTCAAAGTGAACATTATGTCGTACTTGAAGCTGCTTTTACACTAACACCTGGCAAACAAGAAGACATACAAGCCGTGATGGATGACCTTACAGAACGACGTGAATCAAAACAGCCACTTGAATACCCTTCATGCGGTAGTGTTTTCCGACGTCCACCGGGTCACTTCGCTGGCAAACTGATCCAAGATGCAGCACTACAAGGTCACCGTGTGGGTGGCGTTGAGGTGTCTAAAAAACATGCCGGTTTCATGGTTAATGTCGATCACGGTACAGCGACTGATTATGAAAATCTCATCAAACACGTCCAACAAGTTGTTAAAGAAAAGTTTGATGTCACGCTCGAACGTGAAGTTCGTATTATTGGTGAACCACTTGATGAAACATCAAATGAAGGATAA
- a CDS encoding GrpB family protein: MYPYVQPFVTNLIKAETARQYESYSALLFELLDSPIKSTQHIGGTKHLNYPTEPILDILVGVDNLHDITSLDEKRLNYAGFYRLHHTYHKKVMMARFHNLSDLKQQVRLHIIQRNTPLFDEYVAIDQLLTESSEARAFFAEKKQALLTDSQKIRDYEEGKQSLFAQLRTLL; encoded by the coding sequence ATGTACCCATATGTTCAACCCTTCGTCACCAATCTAATAAAAGCTGAAACGGCACGTCAATACGAGTCATACAGTGCACTACTATTTGAGTTGTTAGACTCTCCGATAAAGTCCACTCAACATATTGGCGGAACTAAACATTTAAATTATCCGACTGAACCAATCTTGGATATTTTAGTCGGCGTTGATAACTTACACGATATTACGTCATTAGATGAGAAACGACTTAACTACGCAGGGTTTTATCGCTTGCATCACACGTACCATAAAAAAGTAATGATGGCACGCTTCCATAATCTATCCGACTTGAAGCAACAAGTACGCTTACATATCATACAGCGAAACACGCCTTTGTTTGACGAGTATGTTGCAATTGATCAGCTACTAACAGAATCATCAGAAGCACGTGCATTTTTTGCGGAAAAGAAGCAAGCACTATTGACAGATAGCCAAAAAATTAGAGATTACGAAGAAGGAAAACAATCACTTTTTGCACAACTACGTACGCTGTTATAA
- a CDS encoding EMYY motif lipoprotein encodes MKKIKKLLTLSMVSIMMLTACGGQSDRDKEVFDAQLSRVEAKEKAFNETLDNLELQKLNKWVKGETTDKHKESFQDLEENLRKELIPKFNDYQQEAEKLPTSNDKLKEIKRLYMKGLAGKEQEIERLEQFVSQYIKSIETNENILNDTQSFESHRAQVESYIADAQTSEAGTKEAAALEEVLKKNNDEIKKSVEDAGENPDAQVFKTKTIPLIQQQIRALNQKQLHNNSVSHARQSAIEMYYNLEHYYKERTKSIAYSTSLEKADVNTLMTNSKDLKHYDRAFQQAHQDL; translated from the coding sequence ATGAAAAAGATAAAGAAGCTATTAACATTAAGTATGGTAAGTATCATGATGTTGACGGCATGTGGCGGACAATCCGATCGGGATAAAGAAGTGTTTGATGCACAACTATCACGTGTTGAAGCAAAAGAAAAAGCATTTAATGAAACATTAGATAATTTGGAGCTACAAAAATTGAATAAGTGGGTTAAAGGAGAAACCACGGATAAACATAAAGAATCATTTCAAGACTTAGAAGAAAACCTTCGTAAAGAATTAATACCCAAATTTAATGATTATCAGCAAGAAGCAGAGAAATTGCCAACATCTAATGACAAGTTAAAAGAGATAAAACGACTTTATATGAAGGGATTAGCGGGAAAGGAACAAGAGATTGAACGTCTTGAACAATTTGTATCACAATATATCAAATCAATAGAGACGAATGAAAATATTTTGAATGATACGCAATCATTTGAATCACATCGTGCACAAGTAGAAAGCTATATTGCAGATGCACAAACATCAGAAGCAGGGACAAAAGAAGCGGCTGCTTTGGAAGAAGTACTAAAGAAAAATAATGATGAGATTAAAAAAAGTGTAGAAGATGCAGGAGAGAATCCAGATGCCCAAGTATTTAAGACAAAGACAATTCCATTAATACAACAGCAAATTCGTGCGTTGAATCAAAAACAACTGCACAACAATTCGGTGAGTCATGCCCGTCAGAGTGCGATTGAGATGTATTATAATCTTGAACATTATTACAAGGAACGCACGAAGTCTATCGCATATAGTACGTCACTTGAGAAAGCAGATGTGAATACCTTGATGACAAATTCTAAAGATCTCAAACATTACGATCGTGCATTTCAACAAGCACATCAAGACTTGTAA